Part of the Methylomonas sp. AM2-LC genome, ATTACGTAGGGGCATGCAATTTCCAGGTTTAACTGGAGTTGTTTCTGAACTGAGTATTTCTTGACCAATTTCAATATTTTTTGGTGCAATAATATACCTGCGCTCACCATCCTTAAACAGGATTAACGCAATGTTTGCAGTTCTGTTTGGGTCGTATTCAATTCTTTCAACTTTTGCAGGAATATCTGTTTTATCCCTTTTAAAGTCAACAATACGGTAGAATTGTTTATGTCCGCCACCGATATGTCGTGTTGTAATTCGACCGCTATTATTTCGACCACCAGTGTTATTCTTTTTGTCTAGTAGTTGTGCAAATGGCTTACCCTTATGCAAATCATTATTTTGTACACGTACTACAAACCGAGAACCTGGAGACGTCGGTTTTGATTTTAGAATAGCCATGCTTTTCTACCGCTCCTATTGATCTTTAATTAAGCTGTTGCAAATTCAATGCTATGACCAGACTGCAATTTTACATATGCTTTTTTCCAGTCTGAACGTTTTCCTAATGAACGCCCGAAGCGTTTTATTTTACCTTTAACATTAAGAACGCGAACTGAAACAACCTCAACTTTGAACATCAATTCAACTGCTTTCTTAACTTCTAACTTCGTAGCGGATTTTTTAACTTTGAACACATATTGGTTGCTTTGATCACCAACATTTGTGCTTTTCTCCGAAATAATCGGAGCTTCTAAAATACTTGCCAATTTTACTTCATTTAAACTCATGCTAAACGCTCCTCTATCTGTTTCAAAGCAGTCGTTGTAGCGATTACTTTATCAGCATAAACTAAAGAAACTGGATCAACACTGCTTGGTGTGAGTACCGCTACATAAGGCAAATTTCTGGCTGCAAGTATCAAGTTCTCATTTATTTCATCAGTTACAATCAATAAACGACCAGCAGCAAAATTCTTGATTTTGGCAAGAAACTCTTTTGTTTTAGGGCTAGTCGGATTAATATCATTGCAAACCGCTATTCTGTCTTGACGTAGCAATTCAGAAAAGATGGAACGAATACCTACTTTGTACATTTTTTTGTTCAACTTTTGATCATATGATCTAGGCCGAGCAGCAAAAGCAACACCACCTGTACGCCAAACAGGGCTACGAGTAGTACCCGCACGCGCTCTACCTGTGCCTTTTTGTCTAAATGGTTTTGCACCGCCACCACTGACATCTGAACGCGTTTTTTGCGCTTTTGTTCCAGCTCTGGCAGTTGCAAGATATTTCGTAACCAACTGGTGAATTAACGTTTCATTGTAATCCTGTCCAAAAACCGCTTCGGATACATCGAGCGGTAATGCAGAATCATCTTTACCGATTGCAGGTACTTGCAAACTCATAACTTAACCTTTATTTGACTTTTTGACTGCAGGCGTAATAATTACATCCCCGCCTTTTGCACCAGGCACAGCACCTTTAACTAAAATCAGATTTCTCTCTAAATCTACAGAGTGAATAGTCAAATTTTGCACTGTGGTTTTAACTGCACCCATGTGTCCGCACATTTTTTTACCAGGAAAAACACGTCCTGGTGTTTGGTTCATACCATTTGAACCTGGCACCCTATGCGATCTAGAGTTACCGTGCGTTGCATCTTGCGTTCTAAAGTTATAGCGTTTTACCGTACCAGCAAAGCCTTTACCGATGCTTGTACCACAAACATCAACTACTTGCCCGGCTGAAAATACATTTACATTTAATTCGGAACCGGCAGATAGTTCAACGCCTTCATCTTCGTTTATTCTAAATTCCCACAAGCCATGACCTGCAGTAACATTTGCGGCAGCATAATGACCTGCCATTGCTTTATTGACTTTCGAAGATTTTAAATCGCCTGCAGCAACCTGAATTGCTCTATAGCCATCATTTTCGACACTTTTAACTTGTATGACTCTATTTGAGTCAATATGTAAAACTGTCACAGGCACAGAAGCGCCATCTTCACAAAATATTCGGGTCATACCACATTTACGACCTACAAGACCTATTGACATCTGCCAATCCCTCTAAAATATATCTAGCTATTATTTAAGCTTAATTTGGACATCAACCCCAGCTGCAAGATCAAGTTTCATCAATGCATCTACGGTTTTATCGGTCGGCTCAACAATATCAAGCAACCTTTTATATGTTCTCAATTCATATTGATCACGCGCATCTTTATTAGCATGTGGTGATATAAGAATAGTAAAACGCTCTTTTCTTGTTGGCAAAGGAATTGGGCCTTTAACTTGCGCTCCAGTTCTCTTTGCGGTTTCAACGATTTCACCAGCTGATTGATCAATTAATTTATGATCAAACGCTTTTAATTGAATTCGGATAGTTTGATTTGCCATTCTGTTTACTCAACTATTGATGCAACAACACCTGCACCCACGGTACGACCACCTTCACGGATAGCAAAACGTAAACCTTCTTCCATCGCGATCGGTGAAATTAATTTTACGGTTACCGCTATATTGTCACCAGGCATAACCATTTCCACACCTTCTGGTAAATCGACTGCGCCAGTTACATCAGTAGTACGGAAATAAAACTGTGGACGGTATCCATTAAAGAACGGGGTATGACGACCACCCTCTTCTTTTGATAATACGTAGATCTCAGCTTTGAAGTGTGCATGTGGTTTAATACTATTGACATGTGCCAAAACTTGACCACGTTCAACGTCATCTCTTTTGGTACCACGCAATAATACACCTACGTTGTCACCAGCCTGACCTTGATCAAGTAATTTGCGGAACATTTCAACACCGGTACAAGTTGTTTTAACAGTGGCTTTAATACCCACAATCTCAACCTCTTCACCAACCTTGACAATACCACGCTCTACACGGCCAGTTACAACTGTACCACGACCTGATATTGAAAATACGTCTTCGATAGGCATCAAGAATTTGCCATCAATTGCACGTTCTGGTTGCGGAATATAACTATCCAATGCTTCTACCAGACGTACTACAGACTGTACACCAATTTCACTTTGCTCGCCTTCCAAGGCTTTCAGCGCTGAACCAACAATAATTGGTGTGTCGTCGCCAGGAAATTCATATTGATTCAATAATTCACGAATTTCCATCTCAACTAATTCGATCAATTCGGCATCATCAACCATGTCCGCTTTGTTCAAGAACACCACAATGTAAGGAACACCTACCTGTCTTGACAACAGAATATGTTCACGTGTTTGCGGCATTGGGCCATCCGCTGCTGAACAGACCAAAATTGCGCCATCCATTTGCGCAGCACCCGTAATCATGTTTTTTACATAGTCAGCGTGTCCTGGGCAGTCAACATGCGCATAATGACGGTTTGCTGATTCGTACTCAACGTGCGATGTCGAAATGGTAATACCACGTGCACGTTCTTCGGGTGCGTTGTCGATTTGATCGAACGCTTTTACTTCGCCGCCTTGCAGCTCAGCCATTACCTTTGTTAATGCCGCTGTTAAAGTTGTTTTACCATGGTCAACGTGACCAATAGTGCCAACGTTAACGTGCGGTTTTTTTCTTTCAAATTTTTCTTTAGCCATGAGTCAATACCTAATATTTATAAAAGAATCAAGATACTTTTCTAATAATAGCTTCCGCAATATTTGCAGGTGCTTCGTTATATTTTTCAAACTGCATACTGTACGTTGCCCTTCCTTGTGTAGCCGATCGTAAATCGGTGGCATATCCAAACATTTCTGCCAGTGGCACCTCACATTCAAGTGTTTTACCAGCAGGCACATCATTCATTCCTTGAATTAATCCTCTACGCCGTGTTATATCACCCACCACTTCTCCCATATAGTCTTCTGGTGTGACCACCTCAACTTTCATTATGGGTTCCAGCAACACAGGATTTGCAGCTTCCGCCCCATCCCTGAAGCACATAGATCCTGCTATTTTGAAAGCCATTTCATTCGAATCCACATCATGATATGACCCATCGAACAAACTAACCTTAACATCAACAACCGGAAAACCCGCTATTATGCCATTTTCCATTTGTTCTTGTATGCCTTTATTTATAGCCGGGACAAATTCTTTTGGAATTACCCCGCCCACCAACTCATTTACAAACTCGTAACCTTCACCAAGCGCTTTGGGTTCAAGCCTTAACCAGACGTGTCCATACTGGCCTTTACCGCCCGTTTGTCTAATGAATTTCCCTTCACATTCAACGGTTTTTTTAATCGTTTCACGATATGAAACCTGTGGAGTACCTACATTAGCGGAAACACCAAATTCCCGCTTTAAGCGATCTACAATTATTTCTAAATGAAGCTCCCCCATTCCTGAAATTATTGTTTGACCTGACTCTGCGTCGGTATTTACTCTAAACGAAGGATCCTCTTGAGCTAATCGACTTAACGCCCCACCCATTTTATCTTGGTCGGCTTTTGTTTTTGGCTCAACGGCTATCGCTATAACAGGCTCTGGAAACTCCATTTTTTCCAACAAAATTGGCGAATTTAGCTCGCAAAATGTATCGCCTGTGGTTACTTCTTTCAGTCCTATCACAGCAGCTATATCACCTGCTCTGACTTCTGCAATTTCTTCTCGGCTATTGGCATGCATCTGTACGATACGCCCAATCCGCTCTCTTTTACCTTTTGCAACATTTAAAACAGTTTCTCCCGACTTCATTACTCCGGAGTAAACTCGAATAAATGTTAGTATCCCAACAAACGGATCAGTTGCTATTTTGAAGGCTAATGCCGCAAACTTATCTTCATCAGAGGGCTGGCGCTCTATCGTTTCATCATCGCCGTCTGCATGACCTTTTACAGCAGGTTTGTCAGCAGGGGATGGTAAAAAATCTAGAACACCATCTAACAAACATTGCACACCTTTATTCTTAAATGCAGATCCACAATATACTGGAACCAGATTATTGTTAATTACCTGTATTCTGATACCTAGCTTTATTTCATCTTCTGCCAACCCACCTTCTTCCAAATATTTTTCGGTGAGTTCTTCTGATCCCTCAGCAGCAATATCGATTAATTTATCATGCCACTTTTGGGCTTCAACCTGTAATTCTGCAGGTATCTCTTTTATTTCGAACAACAAACCCATACTGGAGTCATCCCAGTAAATGGCTTTCATTCTTACTAAATCAATGACGCCTTTAAATGTCTCTTCCGCCCCTATTGGTAATTGCATAGGAATTACCTTGGCACCAAGACGCGTTTTTATTTGCTCAACAACGCGCAGAAAATCTGCACCTGTTCTATCCATCTTATTGATGAATGCCAATCTAGGCACATGATATTTGTTTGCCTGTCTCCATACTGTTTCTGACTGCGGCTCTACTCCACCTACAGCACAAAACAAAGCACAAGCACCATCCAATACACGTAATGAACGCTCAACTTCTATCGTAAAATCAACATGCCCTGGCGTATCAATTATATTAATACGATGCAACGGACGAAGCTTTTCCATGCCAGCCCAAAAACAAGTTGTTGCGGCTGAGGTGATAGTTATTCCTCTCTCTTGTTCTTGCTCCATCCAATCCATGGTTGCAGTTCCATCATGTACCTCACCCAATTTATGAGATACTCCTGTATAAAACAGGATCCGCTCCGTCGTGGTTGTTTTTCCAGCATCTATGTGAGCCATGATGCCTATATTACGGTAATGCTCTATAGGCGTTTTTCTAGCCACATCAACAACCTTCTATACTTACTTACCAACGGTAATGTGCAAATGCCTTGTTCGCTTCTGCCATTTTATGTGTATCTTCACGTTTTTTAGCAGCTGCTCCACGACCTTCTGAGGCATCAAGCAATTCACCAGCCAACTTTGCAGACATTGTTCTTTCGTTTCTTTTCCGTGCAGCATCAATCAACCAACGCATTGATAATGCCAAACGTCTTGCAGGACGCACCTCAACAGGCACCTGATAAGTAGCACCGCCTACCCGTCTTGACTTTACCTCAACACGCGGCTGTACATTTTCCAAAGCTTTTGCGACCAATTCCAAAGACTCTTTATGGCCTTTGCCTTCAATCACATCCAAGGCTCCGTAGACAATTTTTTCAGCTACAGATTTCTTACCGTGCTCCATGATCATATTCATAAATTTTGATAGCATATCACTACCAAAACGTGGATCTGGATTGATTACTCTTTTTGCAGCAACTCTTCTTCTAGACATTTTCTAACCAGCCTTATTTCTTAGGTCTTTTTGCGCCATATTTTGAACGGCCGCAACGTCTGTCCTTAACACCTGAGGTATCAAGACTTCCACGGACAACGTGATAACGCACACCAGGCAAGTCTTTAACACGACCACCTCTAATCAGAACCACGGAATGCTCCTGAAGATTATGCCCTTCACCACCAATGTAACTACTTACCTCTGAACCATTTGTCAACCTAACCCTTGCTACTTTACGTAAAGCTGAGTTTGGTTTTTTCGGCGTGGTGGTATATACACGAGTACAGACCCCTCTTCGTTGAGGACACGCTTCCAACGCAGGTACATTGGTTTTTTCAATTTTCTTAGCACGAGGCTTACGGACCAACTGATTGATCGTGGCCATTCTTAACTACTCCGATATGCAATTTGTTACTAACAGAACCAGCGCACAAACAGTACACTGATTACTGCTGCCAGACCTAAACTCTTGACTCATGTGAGCAGAGCATAATACAGCCCCACGCTCATAAGGTCAAGAGTTTTTTATTTTTTTCTATTCTACATTTAACGCCTGT contains:
- the rplD gene encoding 50S ribosomal protein L4, with amino-acid sequence MSLQVPAIGKDDSALPLDVSEAVFGQDYNETLIHQLVTKYLATARAGTKAQKTRSDVSGGGAKPFRQKGTGRARAGTTRSPVWRTGGVAFAARPRSYDQKLNKKMYKVGIRSIFSELLRQDRIAVCNDINPTSPKTKEFLAKIKNFAAGRLLIVTDEINENLILAARNLPYVAVLTPSSVDPVSLVYADKVIATTTALKQIEERLA
- the rplW gene encoding 50S ribosomal protein L23, producing MSLNEVKLASILEAPIISEKSTNVGDQSNQYVFKVKKSATKLEVKKAVELMFKVEVVSVRVLNVKGKIKRFGRSLGKRSDWKKAYVKLQSGHSIEFATA
- the rpsL gene encoding 30S ribosomal protein S12 codes for the protein MATINQLVRKPRAKKIEKTNVPALEACPQRRGVCTRVYTTTPKKPNSALRKVARVRLTNGSEVSSYIGGEGHNLQEHSVVLIRGGRVKDLPGVRYHVVRGSLDTSGVKDRRCGRSKYGAKRPKK
- the tuf gene encoding elongation factor Tu, with the translated sequence MAKEKFERKKPHVNVGTIGHVDHGKTTLTAALTKVMAELQGGEVKAFDQIDNAPEERARGITISTSHVEYESANRHYAHVDCPGHADYVKNMITGAAQMDGAILVCSAADGPMPQTREHILLSRQVGVPYIVVFLNKADMVDDAELIELVEMEIRELLNQYEFPGDDTPIIVGSALKALEGEQSEIGVQSVVRLVEALDSYIPQPERAIDGKFLMPIEDVFSISGRGTVVTGRVERGIVKVGEEVEIVGIKATVKTTCTGVEMFRKLLDQGQAGDNVGVLLRGTKRDDVERGQVLAHVNSIKPHAHFKAEIYVLSKEEGGRHTPFFNGYRPQFYFRTTDVTGAVDLPEGVEMVMPGDNIAVTVKLISPIAMEEGLRFAIREGGRTVGAGVVASIVE
- the rpsJ gene encoding 30S ribosomal protein S10, encoding MANQTIRIQLKAFDHKLIDQSAGEIVETAKRTGAQVKGPIPLPTRKERFTILISPHANKDARDQYELRTYKRLLDIVEPTDKTVDALMKLDLAAGVDVQIKLK
- the fusA gene encoding elongation factor G, with amino-acid sequence MARKTPIEHYRNIGIMAHIDAGKTTTTERILFYTGVSHKLGEVHDGTATMDWMEQEQERGITITSAATTCFWAGMEKLRPLHRINIIDTPGHVDFTIEVERSLRVLDGACALFCAVGGVEPQSETVWRQANKYHVPRLAFINKMDRTGADFLRVVEQIKTRLGAKVIPMQLPIGAEETFKGVIDLVRMKAIYWDDSSMGLLFEIKEIPAELQVEAQKWHDKLIDIAAEGSEELTEKYLEEGGLAEDEIKLGIRIQVINNNLVPVYCGSAFKNKGVQCLLDGVLDFLPSPADKPAVKGHADGDDETIERQPSDEDKFAALAFKIATDPFVGILTFIRVYSGVMKSGETVLNVAKGKRERIGRIVQMHANSREEIAEVRAGDIAAVIGLKEVTTGDTFCELNSPILLEKMEFPEPVIAIAVEPKTKADQDKMGGALSRLAQEDPSFRVNTDAESGQTIISGMGELHLEIIVDRLKREFGVSANVGTPQVSYRETIKKTVECEGKFIRQTGGKGQYGHVWLRLEPKALGEGYEFVNELVGGVIPKEFVPAINKGIQEQMENGIIAGFPVVDVKVSLFDGSYHDVDSNEMAFKIAGSMCFRDGAEAANPVLLEPIMKVEVVTPEDYMGEVVGDITRRRGLIQGMNDVPAGKTLECEVPLAEMFGYATDLRSATQGRATYSMQFEKYNEAPANIAEAIIRKVS
- the rpsG gene encoding 30S ribosomal protein S7 produces the protein MSRRRVAAKRVINPDPRFGSDMLSKFMNMIMEHGKKSVAEKIVYGALDVIEGKGHKESLELVAKALENVQPRVEVKSRRVGGATYQVPVEVRPARRLALSMRWLIDAARKRNERTMSAKLAGELLDASEGRGAAAKKREDTHKMAEANKAFAHYRW
- the rplC gene encoding 50S ribosomal protein L3, whose translation is MSIGLVGRKCGMTRIFCEDGASVPVTVLHIDSNRVIQVKSVENDGYRAIQVAAGDLKSSKVNKAMAGHYAAANVTAGHGLWEFRINEDEGVELSAGSELNVNVFSAGQVVDVCGTSIGKGFAGTVKRYNFRTQDATHGNSRSHRVPGSNGMNQTPGRVFPGKKMCGHMGAVKTTVQNLTIHSVDLERNLILVKGAVPGAKGGDVIITPAVKKSNKG